Part of the Gallalistipes aquisgranensis genome, AGGCAGGCGAAAGCTCGACGCTGCTGTTCGGCGACCGCATCCGGGTGGCGGGCACGGTTCCGCCCCCCGGGGTGGTGATCGCACGGGTGCGGGAGTTGCGGAACGGCATGATCACCAACCCCTCGATCGTGATCCTTCCGGACGGCAGCTACCTGGCCGCCTGCTCGGGAGCCTTCCGGGAGAATGGCGTGCCGCAGGGCTGCAACTTCTTCCGGTCGGACGACGGAGGGAAGAGCTGGAAGGTGCTCTCCAAAAACAACGGGGCGCTCAATTTCTACAACCTCTTCCTGCACCGGGGCACGCTCTACCAGATCGGCACCGCCAGCCGGACGGGCCATGTGGTGATCCGCCGCTCGGAAGACGGGGGGCGCACGTGGACCTTCCCCCGCGATGAAAAGGACGAGGGCGTGCTGCTCTCGGACCACCGCTACCACTCGGCTCCCGTGCCCGTCGTGGTGCACAGGGGGCGCATCTGGCGGGCCGTGGAGACCAACGTGAAGGGAGAACCGCGCCGCGCCTTCGTCATATCGGCTCCCGAGGGGGCCGACCTGATGCGGGCGTCGAGCTGGACCCGCAGCGAAGCGCTGGCGAGCGACCCGGAATGGCTGGGCGACAGTCTCCGGTTCAAACAATGGATCGAGGGCAACGTGGTGGTCGCACCGGACGGGGAGGTGGTGAACCTGCTGCGCGTGGACGAGGAGCGATACGGCACGACGGCCGCGATGATCCACATGAAATCGCCGAAAAAGGCGTCGTTCGACCCCGAGCGGGACATCGTCACCCTGCCCGGCGGAGGGAAGAAGTTCACCGTGCGTTACGATTCGGTGAGCCGACGCTACTGGACGCTGACCAATCCCCTCGCCCCGGGCGACCGGCAGGCGACCACCGAACGCTATCCCGAAGGGCTCCCGGCAGGACTGATCCGCAACCACCTGGTGCTGTTCAGTTCGCCCGACCTGCGGGAGTGGACGCCGCGCGACACGGTCATCACCAGTGACAACCCCTTCTTCGACGGTTTCCAGTATGTGGACTGGCAGTTCGAGGGGAGCGACATCGTGGCCGTGATCCGGCTGGCGATGGGCGAGGAACGGGGGCTGCCCGCCCGGCAGCACGACGCCAACTATTTCGTATTCCGGCGGATCCCGCATTTCCGGGAGGGAAACATACCCACGGTACGGCTGCGCACCCTGCATCCGGTGTCGGAGGAGCGTAAAAACGAACCAACGAAAAACGAATAAAAACCATTCACTGAGAACCATGAAAACGATACGGACATTTCTGTTTTCCCTGTTGCTGCTGGCAGGCACGACCGCAGCGGCGCAACCGATTCTGAAACTGCCGGCCGCCATCGGCGACCACGCCGTGCTGCAGGCCTCGTCCACCGTGAAACTCTGGGGCTGGGCCGATCCGCGCGGAAAGGTACAGGTCATCCCAAGCTGGAGCAAGGACACTGTCACGGTGACCGTGGGCGGCGACACCAAATGGGTGGCCGAAGTGAAGACCCCCGAAGCCGGAGGACCCTATTCGATCGAGTTCCGCACCCCAAAGACCTCGCTCACCATCCGGGACATCCTGCTGGGCGAGGTGTGGCTGTGCAGCGGACAGTCGAACATGAACTGGAGCGCCATGAACGGCATCATCGACATGCGGCAGGAGCTCAAAGGGAAGCTGAATCCCGAAATCCGCCTCTTCACGGTGACCCGCCGGAGCGCCCTCTATCCGCAGGAGGACTGCGAAGGACGCTGGGAGGTGTGCACGCCCGAAAGCGCCAAGTGGTTCAGCGCCGTGGGTTACTTCTTCGGCAAGCGGCTGGCCGAGGCGCTGGACCGTCCCGTGGGACTGGTCAACTCCTCCTGGGGCGGTTCGCCGGCCGAGACCTGGACGCCCGCCGATGCCTTCGGGAAGCGGCCCGACCTGGTGACCCAGTGGAAAAAGGTCCCCAAGAGCACGGGCTGGGACATCAACATCGGCACCACCTACAACGCCATGATCCATCCGCTGCTGAACATGACGCTGGCCGGAGCGATCTGGTACCAGGGCGAGGCCAACATCTACAATGCGGAGACCTACGGCGACCTCTTCTCGCTGATGATCACGTCGTGGAGGGAGAAGTTCGGACAGAAGCTGCCCTTCTACTGCGTACAGATCGCGCCCTACGCCCGCTATAAAATCCCCGGAGCCGCCGCCCTGCTGCGCGAAGCCCAGGCTTCGACCGCCGCATCGCTGCCCGAAACGGGAGTAGTGGCCATTCCCGACCTGGTGGACAACATCATGGACATACACCCCCGCTACAAGAAGGAGGTGGGCAACCGTCTGGCCGGCTGGGCGCTCAACGAAGTGTACGGAAAGAACACGGGCAAATACAAACAGGCGACCTACCGTTCGATGAAGACGGAGGGCGACCGTATCCGCATCGTCTTCGACAACGCGGAGGGACTCACCGCCCGGGACGGCAAGCCCTCCACGCTCGAAATCTGCGACAAGAGCATGAAGTTCGTGCCGGCCGAAGGGGAGATCGACCCGAAAGACAACACGCTCGTGGTGTGGAGCAAATCGGTGAAGAATCCGGTGGCCGTGCGTTACAGCTTCACCAACGACGCCGTGGGGAATCTGTTCGACGGGGCGGGACTTCCCGTGATCCCCTTCCGCACCGATGCGGACAACAAGGCGGTGAGCGCCACCTTCCCGGGCGATCCCGTGTCGGAGACCGCCGTGAGGGTGAAGGGCAAAGGCTACGAACTGCGCACCTTCGAACGCGGGGCGAAACCGTTCCTGAACCGGGACTATCCGATCAACATGCTGCCCGAGGCGTTCGCGGGATTCCAGATGCTGTGCAGCGAGGTGGACAACATGGTTCCCTCGCAGAAGGCAACCGTCACGCCCGAAAAGGACGGACGCGTCTACATTCTCGCCCGCCGGAACCACCTCACGGAACCCGACCTGAAGGGCTGGAAGATACTGAAGGATTCCGAGACCCGCTATCCGACCCGCAGCAAACCCGGCATCCTCTACATCTACTACAAGGAAGCCAAGGCCGGAAAGCCCATGGAGCTGCCCGTCACGAAGGACTTCGCCGGCATCACGCCGCTGGCCCGCACGATCCGCTATGAGAAATAGACAAATCCGTCCGACCATGAAAAAAGATCTTCTGGTCGCCCTGCTGTGCCTGCTTTCCGCCCCCCTCTCGCAGGGGGCGGAGCCGGCGCTGCAGAATGCCCGTCCCGTACGGGCGGGCGGCGCCGAGGGGCTGGCCCCCCTCTCGTTCGGCATGACGTACAGCAACCGGCCGCGGGGGTACGCCTACCTCACCTCGCAGGAGTACCCCGACATTTTCGTACTGATCTCGTCGGGGCTGCCGGGCGTGCGGGGCATTTACCGGTGCGGATACGACGGGAAGAACGCCGACGGTTCGCTCGTCTACAAGAAACCCGTGCAGGTGGGACACCCCTGGGGGACGAAACTTCCTCCCTCGCGGTTCCGGGTATTCCAGCGGGAAGGGGAGACCTACTCCCTGTGGCTGTCGCCGAAGAAGCTGACCGTAACCCGCTGGGACGACGCGCAGCAGGCCTTCGTCAAGGTGACCGAAAGTCCCTGGCAGGGCATCGAGAAACCGATCGGCTCGTTCGACGTCATTCCGCGCGGAAACCGCGACCTGGAGCTCGTGCTGCTGTGCAGCGACGGCTCCTCCTACCGGCCGGAGACGTTCAAGGGAGACAGGCAGTCCTACTACGACGGTGCCGGCATCTACCGGGGGGAACTGCCCCGGTACGGGGTTTTCCGGTTCACGGTGGACGCCCGCAACTGGCAGCAGGTCTCCGAGGTGGAACAGGTGAGCCCGGACATGAACGTCGTGGTGGGCGGCAGCGAGATCGCGGCGGTATGCGGTCCGGACGGCACGCCCGACGGCTATCTGGTGACGGGACTGCTGGGCTCGATGAAATTCCTGCCCCGTACCAGGGGAGAGAGTCCCGTACACCACGTCTGGAAGGACGAGCGGAACATCCTGGTCCATCCGGCCTATTCGTCGCGGGTGATCCCGTTCGGGGGACCCGACAAAGTACGGGACGAACTGATCATCGGAGGTGAAAGCGCCCTCTACCATTACGAATACGCAGGGACCCGCGCCGACGGCTCGCCGGTCTACACGGAGCCCAAACCGATCCTGCAGCGCGGAGCCGACCTCTATTCGGGTTCGCTGACCGTACCCTGCGTGACGGACTGGGACGGCGACGGGGTGCTGGACATCGTCGCAGGGAACTCCGAAGGGCGCCTCCTTTTCTTTAAAAACAACGGCACGGACCGCGAACCCGACTTCAACGGACTGCCCGAACAGATCGAGGCCGGAGGCAAACCGATCCTGCTGCGGCCCGGATACCATATCGTACAGGGCCCGTTCGAAGGGGCCTGGGGCTACCTGTGTCCGGCCGTATTCGACTGGAACGGCGACGGACTGCCCGATGTGATCGTCTCCGGTTCGAGGGCCAAATTCGAAGTGATGCTGAACCGGGGCACCCGCACCGCTCCCCGGCTCGACCCGCCCGTACCGCTCCGGTTCGACAA contains:
- a CDS encoding sialate O-acetylesterase produces the protein MKTIRTFLFSLLLLAGTTAAAQPILKLPAAIGDHAVLQASSTVKLWGWADPRGKVQVIPSWSKDTVTVTVGGDTKWVAEVKTPEAGGPYSIEFRTPKTSLTIRDILLGEVWLCSGQSNMNWSAMNGIIDMRQELKGKLNPEIRLFTVTRRSALYPQEDCEGRWEVCTPESAKWFSAVGYFFGKRLAEALDRPVGLVNSSWGGSPAETWTPADAFGKRPDLVTQWKKVPKSTGWDINIGTTYNAMIHPLLNMTLAGAIWYQGEANIYNAETYGDLFSLMITSWREKFGQKLPFYCVQIAPYARYKIPGAAALLREAQASTAASLPETGVVAIPDLVDNIMDIHPRYKKEVGNRLAGWALNEVYGKNTGKYKQATYRSMKTEGDRIRIVFDNAEGLTARDGKPSTLEICDKSMKFVPAEGEIDPKDNTLVVWSKSVKNPVAVRYSFTNDAVGNLFDGAGLPVIPFRTDADNKAVSATFPGDPVSETAVRVKGKGYELRTFERGAKPFLNRDYPINMLPEAFAGFQMLCSEVDNMVPSQKATVTPEKDGRVYILARRNHLTEPDLKGWKILKDSETRYPTRSKPGILYIYYKEAKAGKPMELPVTKDFAGITPLARTIRYEK
- a CDS encoding sialidase family protein, producing the protein MRTLPVSLLSVLLLSAAALFPARGGAQDIETEGRVIDVRPVTRGAEVYPMNKKARFGKSIPEKYVGKRYAVSLVELEGPKRVRAGRKCRITVALPREDAASPVWRPTGETFFVRSLRHYLYACDYDTPGEWIDLPQAGESSTLLFGDRIRVAGTVPPPGVVIARVRELRNGMITNPSIVILPDGSYLAACSGAFRENGVPQGCNFFRSDDGGKSWKVLSKNNGALNFYNLFLHRGTLYQIGTASRTGHVVIRRSEDGGRTWTFPRDEKDEGVLLSDHRYHSAPVPVVVHRGRIWRAVETNVKGEPRRAFVISAPEGADLMRASSWTRSEALASDPEWLGDSLRFKQWIEGNVVVAPDGEVVNLLRVDEERYGTTAAMIHMKSPKKASFDPERDIVTLPGGGKKFTVRYDSVSRRYWTLTNPLAPGDRQATTERYPEGLPAGLIRNHLVLFSSPDLREWTPRDTVITSDNPFFDGFQYVDWQFEGSDIVAVIRLAMGEERGLPARQHDANYFVFRRIPHFREGNIPTVRLRTLHPVSEERKNEPTKNE
- a CDS encoding FG-GAP repeat domain-containing protein, with the translated sequence MKKDLLVALLCLLSAPLSQGAEPALQNARPVRAGGAEGLAPLSFGMTYSNRPRGYAYLTSQEYPDIFVLISSGLPGVRGIYRCGYDGKNADGSLVYKKPVQVGHPWGTKLPPSRFRVFQREGETYSLWLSPKKLTVTRWDDAQQAFVKVTESPWQGIEKPIGSFDVIPRGNRDLELVLLCSDGSSYRPETFKGDRQSYYDGAGIYRGELPRYGVFRFTVDARNWQQVSEVEQVSPDMNVVVGGSEIAAVCGPDGTPDGYLVTGLLGSMKFLPRTRGESPVHHVWKDERNILVHPAYSSRVIPFGGPDKVRDELIIGGESALYHYEYAGTRADGSPVYTEPKPILQRGADLYSGSLTVPCVTDWDGDGVLDIVAGNSEGRLLFFKNNGTDREPDFNGLPEQIEAGGKPILLRPGYHIVQGPFEGAWGYLCPAVFDWNGDGLPDVIVSGSRAKFEVMLNRGTRTAPRLDPPVPLRFDNMELWGTWRVRPAMARIDGRNVIVIMDDDNALHLYRQVDDFNVEDGGKLRLTDGRPITGHNARQEGLGQWGRGKLHFVDWDSDGKLDLLVGSVKRSSYPSPERGLPCTRFERKEIGMQVMLLRNAGTNREMKFEEPVQFQVDGKDFYMGAHSNAPVPCLLGDTSGGANLLVGVESGKFFFFEHGHLTTVGIDGQQGGSR